In Treponema vincentii, a single window of DNA contains:
- a CDS encoding BadF/BadG/BcrA/BcrD ATPase family protein: protein MILTDTLRMGIDVGSTTVKTVILSADNSIVYSRYERHRADIRKTIILVVTEALDEVAKMYGSRAQLQVRVTGSGGLAVSKWLSVPFVQEVVAAAVAVQAKIPQTDVAIELGGEDAKITYFGRSVEQRMNGTCAGGTGAFIDKWRRSSKPMRRG, encoded by the coding sequence ATGATTTTGACCGATACACTTCGCATGGGAATTGATGTCGGATCGACGACCGTAAAAACGGTGATTCTTTCCGCTGATAATTCCATCGTATATAGCAGATATGAACGGCACCGCGCCGATATCCGCAAGACAATTATTCTGGTGGTAACGGAAGCCTTGGATGAGGTGGCAAAAATGTACGGCAGCCGCGCTCAGTTACAAGTGCGGGTAACCGGATCCGGCGGTTTGGCTGTTTCAAAGTGGCTCTCCGTGCCTTTCGTGCAGGAGGTTGTCGCCGCGGCCGTCGCCGTGCAGGCAAAGATTCCACAAACCGATGTTGCTATCGAGTTGGGCGGCGAAGATGCTAAAATAACCTACTTCGGCCGTTCGGTTGAGCAGCGTATGAACGGCACCTGTGCGGGCGGTACGGGCGCCTTTATCGACAAATGGCGGCGCTCCTCGAAACCGATGCGACGGGGTTAA